Part of the Orcinus orca chromosome 5, mOrcOrc1.1, whole genome shotgun sequence genome, GACTGAATCTGAAAGTACAAAACAGTTTCCAGTTGATAAAGTTATTGGGTCTTTGAATTTATGCATTTAGGTAAGCCAAATATCTATGTCGTTGTCTAGgtggaatactttttttttttttttggcataactCAAATGCTTTAAATCTTACACTTGTTCTTTCAGATCATTGGTCCCAACTTCTGGCAGCCAGatgttcataaattaaaaaaaaagttgtttgaaGGATTCAAacctgcttattttaaaaaattatacattgaTGTACCGTATTTGTTAATTTGAatagtataaaactcttatattatttaacttttcatgtGGTTGTATCTTGATTCTCCAACAAGATTGCTAATTTTTTGAGTCAGGGATAGTTCATTTTCTTTGCAATATTTCTCATATATAGTAAGGACCCATTCACATCATTTGTTCATTGAATgatttacatctgtgtctcacctAATCCAACAATTTAGAAATAAGCAATATTAGGATCTTATCACTTAACCAGATATCAGCCAAATGTGCAAATTCCTAACGACATCTGCCATACTCTGCCTGTGCATGTCAAATCCAGCTCAAGGCAACTTGATAAAATTGACTTTCTGATTAAGATTGTGTATGAGGTGAAGGAACTTTGTTGATTACCTCAGATGCGTCTGAAATCATCATGTATGTCAGTGCTGTGGTGAAGCAGGAGGAAGTGGAACGGTTGTCATTTTGAAGATTAGTGAATTAACCTCATTTTGGCGATCATTCCCTACATCAAAATCACATTTCTTCTAGCCAATGTATGTAGCCAATTTCAGATGCCTTGTAAATTTGTGTTGGTAAGTTTTTTGCTTCTATTACCGAAAATCAAGAATGGAACTTCCCGaaattttttgtatatatatattttttttccaggaatagaatttaaaaatctcaacAGTGAAATACTATATCTACTACCATGACTACTTACCAACTCAGCATTGTTCTCGGGGAGTTTGTAATCATAGGAGTAAGGGTAGAGTATCATCTGGGAGTATGAGTGGATCGTCAGATATGCTTTGATGGAAGAGAGGTGGTTGCGGATGAAATTAGCCAGGGCCTTGGTCTCTTTTTCAGACTCTGCAGCAGATCCACAGTAAGTTTCATCACAGGGGTTTTTAGAGGCCCCGATAGCTGGAAAAACGTATTGTTGTTAATGGCAAATGGTCATCTGCTGACGTTCCCACAGGTCATGTTTCAAAATTTCAAATTAGAGAGTTAGAGAGttaaaaaataagttgttttCACAGGAGTTTTTATAATCATCCTCATGTATGTGTACATTATAAAGTATGCATACATTTAGTCACAAGAGTAGGGTGTTTTTAAGCTAACAGGCTAAAAAGTTGCATGTGAAATCACTATGTCCCTGTGTAGTGCTAAACAATGAGATCAATATAGTGTAAGAAGATTAATAAGTAGGGACAAACTAATATCTGTGAGAAATTTCTATATTAGTATAATCATTTACTGAGAGTTGAATCACAAAATTATAatcacaattttatttaaataattgtttaaataattatttaatgatgGTCTCCTCTAGATTTTACATTCCACAAGTAGTAGGATTATGTCTGGTTTGTTCAGTCTTATGTTTCCAGCGTCTAGCACAGCTGGGAACATAATAGAATaagcaatacatttttattgactgAATAAACAAGCTGTTTATTGTCTGTGCTTTCAGAAAGTTAgaactctaaaatataaaattttatatttttttcttattttagacaCTATTGTGTTTTCCTGTTACTTTCTTCCTATGCTTTTCAAAAGATGCATGCAAAATGGTCAGCCAGATACTTACTGCACCAACCAGCATCAAAATTTCTGTTGGGGTCTGTGCCAATGCAGGTGGATCCAGCGTTGGTGGAGCGGGTCTTTCTCCACATTCGGTACTGAAAAGTGCAGTTTATGGTTAGGACAAGTATAGTAGAAAGTGgttggttttaatttcattagcCCCTCTCAGTATTGGTTCATATACCTTGGTCCAGGTATAGATGTAGCCATCGATATTGACCACAGGCAAGACATAAAAGTCTAGCTTGTCGAGAAATTCTGTCATGTTTCTGTCATGTCCATAGGTGCGAACAGCCTGTGTATAAATTACAAAGCAGAATTTCATGGAAAAATGGAATGCATTATGCTGCTAAAATTTACATAGACGAGATGAATGTTGACTTTGGTAACAAAAGTGGCATCCCCTTTTGAAGTAGAtatcattaatatttaaaaaacaaatagcaaaatattaCTGACAGTTTTGTTTAAAATAGTTTCTAGTTCTTACCTTTTTCTAGGATACTCTGtctcagtggtccccaacctttttggcaccaggcaccggtttcgtggaagacaatttttccacggatgggggtggggggtgttcaGGCGGTAACCCGagtgatggttcaggcggtaacgcgagcgctggggagcggcagatgaagcttcactcacttacccgccactcacctcctgctgtgcggcccagttcctgaCAGGCCGTGGACAGGTACCAGTCCACAGCCCGggtgttggggacccctgctctatttCATCCATATATACCTCatataattattactttttattttaactatttactTTAAAGATGAacgaaaattcaataaaattaaagacttAGAGAACGTGAATACTCATTTCCTTTGAAATAGTAACTGTAATAACTTTTTTTCAAAGTTAGTAGGATATGAGGGTAAGAACTTTTTTTCAAAGTTAGTAGGCTATGAGGGTATTCCTAGTAAGTAAGGAATGTCTGTGGATGGCTCTGCATGTTCCTAATACTGTCATCTagaaatttgtttaattttggtgAGACCTCCTGTAGATGGTCTCAGtagaggaagaagaatgaaaaaggcTCCCACTAGGAAGTGAGATCACACTGATGGATTTTGGAGAGGCTTTCACCAAGTCTCAAGTTGCATAATGATGGAAGTCTTCTTATTCCTCTTACTTGAGAAGGGAACTCTGTTAAGGGTCTAGCTCTCCCTGCTAAGTGATGTGGATACCTATCTATGAATGAAGGACCTCATACCCATTTATTATGTTCTCTTAGTCACAGTTCTTCAGCCCCAGGATTATATTAAATTTACATTCAACTCTTCCCTAGGCTTGCTTGAAGAGATTTTTAAGGTATTTATGGTTTCTGTGTAGTAacagtttttatatattcttcatggctttatacatgtatgtttattaaaataacacATGGTAAAGCATGTGCTTTTTATGTTGGAAGAGCTATAGAACCATGTTCTGTTAGTGGTCTGTGATTAGAGGTAACCACAGTAATGATGAAAGTCTTTCTTTCTAGAGGGCAGATAGTGAGATACTCACTGAAATTAAATGGTGCCAATTGGACACATAACATGTCTAGAAACCAGGAGCCTAAAGAATAGATACAGAAGTGctttacccaaaagaaattatCTTGTATATAATAATagtcttacatttttaaagtatttcaatattttaaactttacttttgaaataattttagacttatagAAGAGTTGCAGATACAGGGAGTTCTCATATACCTTTTACCCAGCTTCCCCGCATTGCAGTTGGTCGTCACGTCTCCTCTTAtctgtgacaatttctcagactttcctttgtGACTTTGGCACAGGTGTTGTtcaccttgatcacttggttaaggtagtTTCTGCTAGGCTTCTCCACTGTAAATTTTGCCTTTGTAatgtaatacatattttttaagagaTACTTTGCTGCTGCAAATAACCTAGTTCTCTTTAAACTTTTACCCACTAATCCTTATATCCATCTGTAGATTTTCATGAAGTAGTTATTACTGTGGTGTTCTAATGGTAACTTTCTATTTTGCTCATTTGTACATCTATTAGTTGTAATTCTTCTATAAGAAagagtttttccttctctccctttttttaatttattgaatcaTCTATATcattatggactcatggatatttaaaAGGGTTTCTACATATATCTTACCATTAGAATTATAAAGGAGTGGAAAACAGTATCATTTAGAATAGGGACCACtacatattgttttcttttactctGAAGTATACATTGATTATTATCTAGGAGATAATGATCAAGTTAGTGGTTTTTCCACAATCATTAACTTTTAAATGACCTATCCACGATATTTACTACCTGTTAGCCTTTCTACCAAAGGGGGGTAAGAAAGTTAAGGTGagtgaaatacaaataaataccaTTTGCTAGCTGTTTAAAAATTTTGCCTTATCAAGTTTCTTGGTGACCTTTATAGCTTGGACCTTGGAATTATGAATTTTTTCTATGCtattattctcttttattataGCTAGATTACAAGGGAttgattgaaataaaaaaaatactttctactTTCCTCTGCCAGTAATCATTCTACATACTGACCTCTCTCACAAACCACTGGCAAAATGCAGGGGAAATCCACTCTCTGGCATGGAAACTGCAGTCCATGAAAATGGCAGGCTTATTTGGTGCAGGTCTGCCAACCTAttacaaacaaaaggaaaagggaaactgTGATTCATCATATTCAGGGGTTAACATTCACTACCCATCTGGGCTTTGGACTCAACAGGTGAAACCTGACAGCAGCAAGAGGTACATTCCatgattaaattaaaacataatactAGCACGGTATGTTCTTGCCTCTAGACACTCACAGTATTTGAGCTGAAGGCTTACAtggctgtttattatttttattaagctTGACAAGCTCATATTTTTCAGAAGATGCTTGATTACCCTGCTTAATTGTACCCACATGGAGGTTATTTTCTGGTGCTACTATTAGGAGACGTGACCAAGACAATTGGATGAGTAATTAGAAGTAATCATGATTGTTGCTAATCTTGTAAGaagttttccttctctcccatttattccatgtctttttattttcttcattagaaTTGCATGATAAAAATGGCATTAGAGGACGACAGAAACAAATTGTTGATACGCTGTGTACCGTTGTCTGATAGATATGAAGTTTATGAACCTCTTTAGCAAATGGATTTGCAAACAACATCTGGGAGAGGACAATTTCGTCAAGGTAAATGATCATTTACATTGCTTACAGGAATGTGGTTAAATTTATAGGACTTCtcttattttattgcattttttcttttgaataaatcaaaataatgatttaaaaattcacatatgaTGAAACAATCTGGGGAATCTGTTTGAGGCAGGGAAAGAGTTATAACTATGTTTGGGATGAATATGTCTGTGAAACAGATGTTAATGTGTTAGAATTCATTGATTTAAAGCCCTCAGACATGGGAAGGTTATGGTTAAAAAGGATTACCTTGAGGAGGTACATAGTGTTTCCTAAAAATGTAGTTCCGATGGCACTGCGAGAGATGAGGTCTGGATTTTCGCTGGTGACTTGTTGAGTCCAAGCCTCTATCTACCAAATGGAACCATTTGTGGGTTACTGTGACATTCTTGGTTCAATTCCCAAAGCAATGTCTGTCTAAATCACGTGCGCATCATACCGTTTCCCAGTTGTTGTACTTCTCGTAACTGTGTCCAGTTGCACGGACCTTGCTATCAAACTGAGCCTCCAGCACAGATCTGAGGTTGCTTATTAATACCCTGTAATAAATCAAAGGGGGTGCTCCTGTAAACATAAGCATGTTTCCCAGTCAGCAAAAACCCAGAGTTTCTGCTTTAGCCGATGGTACAGTACATTCTCCATGAAGTCATCAGATCTGTCCTCTGATTATGCCTTTCAACTTGAGCTACTCATCACAAAGTAAGTAAATCATTGAGAAGGATACTGGAGACTATGAGCAAGGCAGGCTCTTCTTTGGCCCAAACTTCACCTGTTTGGGGGTCCTTGGACCTTAAACTTGGAAAATGATTTCCCTGGTACCTGGGGCATTCTGCATCAGGGCCTTGGGCTCAACACAGAAGCATGCCCTTAAGCCCTATCAGTGgtctttcttcctcaagattttccttgttttagcATTGAAAGTCCCATGTCCCAGGAACCTACTCAATCCCAGTAGTAGAAGATTGGGACAGCCAGTCACCTGAGGCCTTTCTCTAGGTTTTGAGAAAAATATCTTGATGGGTGGAAATTCAGAAATATTGACAAGCTAAAGATTTTTTTAGACCAGAATACTGAGTTTAAAGTATTCGTTTCTGCTTGCCTTTCTTTTGGCTGGTTTAAAGTAATGTAAGAATGGTTCTGTAGTAAGGTAATATGACAATTGGTGACAAACTTTGAGGCTTGCTTATTTCTAAAAATGATTATTCAGGTGAAAGGTCTTATTATAAGAGGCACGTGTGAAGGTGTGGGTATATATGACTTTGTTTCTCTTTGCTACTTTTGAGTGGAAAGTGTGTTCTGAAGGGACAAAATTTTATGAGCATTAATGTCCTTGATCATAGACTGTAAATATCATGGGCAGTAGTTAGTTTACAGAAACTTCTATTATCCACAGTCAAGCCTTGAAATGTTTTTATCTGACACACAGAGAATTGTAGCCGCATATCAAAAGTCTACTTTTCCTCCGGCTGCCCCAAGGGCATTCTGATGAAGTATGTCAGGGACATCCTCTGAACCTCCCTCCT contains:
- the CPB1 gene encoding LOW QUALITY PROTEIN: carboxypeptidase B (The sequence of the model RefSeq protein was modified relative to this genomic sequence to represent the inferred CDS: substituted 1 base at 1 genomic stop codon), coding for MLAFLILVTVTLASAHNSGEHFXGEKVFRVSVENENDINLLRELASTRQIDFWKPDSVTQIKPHSTADFRVKAEDIFTVEDFLKQNELQYEVLISNLRSVLEAQFDSKVRATGHSYEKYNNWETIEAWTQQVTSENPDLISRSAIGTTFLGNTMYLLKVGRPAPNKPAIFMDCSFHAREWISPAFCQWFVREAVRTYGHDRNMTEFLDKLDFYVLPVVNIDGYIYTWTKYRMWRKTRSTNAGSTCIGTDPNRNFDAGWCTIGASKNPCDETYCGSAAESEKETKALANFIRNHLSSIKAYLTIHSYSQMILYPYSYDYKLPENNAELNSMAKAAMEELATLYRTKYKYGPGASTIYPAAGGSDDWAYDQGIKYSFTFELRDKGRYGFALPESQIRPTCEETMLAIKYITGYVLEHLY